One Yoonia sp. BS5-3 genomic window carries:
- the cobO gene encoding cob(I)yrinic acid a,c-diamide adenosyltransferase gives MTDDTDRHAMKMAKKKAARDKIMATKTDKKGLVIVHTGKGKGKSSAAFGMIFRCIAHDMKCAVVQFIKGGMSTGERDLILNKFSDTCAFHTMGEGFTWETQDKSRDIEMAQAAWAKAKELILDETNHMVLLDEINIAIRYDYVSAAEVVDFLKNHKPQMTHVVLTGRNAHEDLIELADLVTEMELVKHPFRSGIKAQIGVEF, from the coding sequence ATGACTGATGACACCGACCGCCACGCGATGAAGATGGCCAAGAAAAAGGCCGCCCGCGATAAGATCATGGCGACCAAGACCGACAAAAAAGGCCTCGTCATCGTCCATACGGGCAAAGGCAAAGGTAAATCCTCTGCTGCCTTCGGGATGATCTTTCGCTGTATCGCCCATGATATGAAATGCGCCGTGGTCCAGTTTATCAAAGGCGGCATGTCCACCGGCGAACGGGACCTGATCTTGAATAAATTCAGCGACACCTGCGCTTTTCACACGATGGGCGAGGGCTTTACCTGGGAAACCCAGGACAAATCACGCGATATTGAAATGGCGCAGGCTGCCTGGGCAAAAGCCAAAGAGCTGATCCTGGATGAAACAAACCACATGGTGCTGCTTGATGAGATCAACATCGCCATCCGCTACGACTATGTCAGCGCCGCCGAGGTTGTCGATTTCCTCAAAAATCATAAGCCCCAGATGACCCATGTGGTCCTGACCGGGCGCAATGCGCATGAGGATCTGATTGAATTGGCCGATCTGGTGACCGAAATGGAGCTTGTCAAACATCCCTTCCGGTCAGGGATCAAGGCCCAAATCGGGGTTGAATTCTAA
- the serA gene encoding phosphoglycerate dehydrogenase: MAPKVLISDKLSPAAVQIFKDRGIDVDFQPDLGKDKDKLLDIIGQYDGLAIRSATKATEKIIAAAENLKVIGRAGIGVDNVDIPAASKKGIIVMNTPFGNSITTAEHAISMMMAVARQIPEANASTHAGKWEKSRFMGVELTGKTLGIIGAGNIGSIVIDRAQGLRMKVVAYDPFLSEERAVEIGVEKLELDELLARADFITMHVPLTEQTKNILSAENIAKLKKGVRIVNCARGGLVDEAALADALKSGHVAGAAFDVFAVEPATDSPLFNLPNVVVTPHLGAATTEAQENVALQVAEQMSDYLLTGAVQNALNMPSVTAEEAKVMGPWIKLTEHLGNFIGQMTDEPIKAINILFDGEASELNLKALSAATIAGIMTKANPDTNMVSAPVIAKERGIKVSTTKQDQSGAFEGYVKVTVVTEKRERSVAGTVFSDGKPRFIQIKGINIDAEVGAHMLYTTNKDRPGIIGTLGSIMGQNNVNIANFTLGRSEANGEAIALLYVDEPVPAEAIEALGATGQFQQVKPLSFSV; encoded by the coding sequence ATGGCTCCTAAGGTACTTATCTCTGACAAGCTCTCCCCTGCTGCCGTACAGATTTTCAAAGATCGCGGCATCGATGTCGATTTCCAGCCCGATCTGGGCAAGGATAAAGACAAACTGCTCGACATCATCGGACAATATGACGGGCTTGCCATCCGCTCGGCCACCAAAGCCACGGAAAAGATCATCGCAGCTGCCGAAAACCTTAAGGTGATTGGCCGTGCCGGGATCGGTGTGGACAATGTTGATATCCCCGCCGCATCCAAGAAGGGGATCATCGTGATGAACACGCCCTTCGGAAATTCCATCACAACCGCCGAGCACGCCATTTCCATGATGATGGCCGTCGCCCGCCAAATCCCCGAGGCCAACGCATCGACCCATGCCGGCAAATGGGAAAAATCCCGCTTCATGGGGGTGGAACTAACAGGCAAGACGCTTGGCATCATCGGCGCCGGTAATATCGGTTCTATCGTGATTGACCGTGCGCAAGGGCTGCGGATGAAGGTCGTCGCCTATGACCCATTCCTGTCCGAAGAGCGGGCCGTTGAAATCGGCGTCGAAAAGCTGGAGCTGGACGAATTGCTGGCCCGTGCTGATTTCATCACCATGCACGTCCCCTTGACCGAGCAGACCAAAAACATTCTGTCTGCCGAAAACATCGCGAAACTGAAAAAAGGCGTGCGGATCGTGAACTGCGCACGCGGCGGTCTGGTGGACGAGGCCGCATTGGCCGACGCACTGAAATCCGGCCATGTGGCTGGCGCGGCCTTTGATGTGTTCGCGGTTGAGCCCGCAACGGACAGCCCGCTTTTCAACCTGCCTAATGTGGTTGTCACCCCGCATTTGGGCGCTGCAACGACCGAGGCACAAGAAAACGTGGCCCTACAGGTTGCCGAACAGATGTCAGATTACCTGCTGACGGGGGCCGTGCAGAACGCGCTGAACATGCCATCGGTGACAGCCGAAGAGGCCAAGGTCATGGGACCTTGGATCAAACTGACCGAACATCTGGGCAACTTCATTGGCCAAATGACGGATGAGCCGATCAAAGCGATCAACATCCTGTTTGACGGCGAAGCATCCGAGCTGAACCTCAAGGCCCTGTCTGCTGCGACAATCGCGGGCATCATGACCAAGGCGAACCCTGACACCAATATGGTCAGCGCGCCCGTGATCGCCAAAGAGCGTGGGATCAAAGTCTCGACCACAAAGCAGGATCAATCCGGCGCGTTTGAGGGTTATGTGAAAGTCACTGTGGTCACCGAAAAGCGGGAACGGTCGGTCGCGGGCACCGTGTTCAGCGATGGAAAGCCGCGCTTTATCCAGATCAAAGGCATCAATATCGATGCCGAGGTCGGCGCGCATATGCTTTACACCACCAATAAAGATCGTCCGGGTATCATCGGCACGCTTGGCAGCATCATGGGACAGAACAACGTGAATATCGCGAACTTCACGCTGGGTCGGTCCGAGGCGAATGGCGAAGCAATCGCGCTGCTTTATGTGGACGAGCCTGTTCCGGCAGAAGCCATCGAGGCGCTTGGGGCAACCGGCCAGTTCCAGCAGGTCAAGCCGCTTAGCTTTAGCGTGTGA
- a CDS encoding phosphoserine transaminase: MVMTKPATRPANPRFSSGPCAKPPVWNLDALRDAPLGRSHRASVGKAKLAEAIELTRDILGIPADYRIGIVPASDTGAFEMAMWSLLGERPAEMVAWESFGAGWVTDVVKQLKIEATTHVAAYGEIVDMAALNYDHDICFTWNGTTSGVRVPTGDVIPGDRAGLTLCDATSAAFAQALPWEKLDVTTFSWQKVMGGEAAHGMLVLSPRAVERLENYTPAWPLPKIFRLTKGGKLIEGIFRGETINTPSMLAVEDYLVALKWGRSIGGLDALIHRADANARAIWNFCAEHDWIDNLAVDKATRSNTSVCLKFTDDRITDGAVFAKAVAKRLEAEGVALDIGAYRDAPAGLRIWCGATVETSDIEAMLPWLAWAFETEIAAL, translated from the coding sequence ATGGTAATGACCAAACCGGCGACGCGGCCGGCCAATCCGCGTTTTTCCTCTGGCCCCTGTGCCAAACCCCCTGTCTGGAATCTAGATGCACTGCGCGACGCCCCATTGGGCCGCTCGCACCGCGCGTCTGTCGGCAAAGCGAAGCTGGCCGAAGCGATTGAGCTGACGCGCGACATTCTAGGCATCCCGGCTGATTATCGGATCGGCATCGTACCTGCGTCTGATACCGGCGCATTCGAGATGGCCATGTGGTCGCTCTTGGGTGAACGCCCCGCCGAGATGGTCGCTTGGGAAAGCTTTGGTGCAGGCTGGGTGACGGATGTGGTCAAGCAACTGAAGATCGAGGCGACAACGCACGTGGCCGCTTATGGCGAAATCGTTGATATGGCCGCACTGAATTACGATCATGATATCTGCTTTACCTGGAATGGAACCACATCTGGTGTACGTGTGCCAACCGGCGATGTCATCCCCGGTGACCGGGCGGGTCTGACCCTATGCGATGCGACATCCGCCGCTTTTGCGCAGGCTTTGCCCTGGGAAAAGCTGGATGTCACAACATTCTCTTGGCAGAAGGTTATGGGCGGTGAGGCTGCACACGGGATGCTGGTCCTGTCACCACGGGCAGTCGAACGGCTGGAAAACTATACGCCTGCATGGCCCCTGCCCAAGATTTTCCGGCTGACCAAGGGCGGCAAGTTGATCGAAGGGATTTTCCGGGGCGAGACGATTAACACCCCGTCGATGCTGGCTGTTGAGGACTACCTTGTCGCGCTGAAATGGGGCCGTTCGATCGGCGGGCTGGACGCCTTGATCCATCGGGCTGATGCAAATGCACGGGCAATTTGGAATTTCTGCGCCGAACACGACTGGATTGATAACCTGGCCGTAGATAAAGCGACACGTTCAAATACCTCTGTTTGCCTGAAGTTTACCGATGATCGGATCACGGATGGTGCCGTTTTTGCCAAGGCTGTTGCAAAACGGCTGGAGGCGGAAGGTGTTGCCCTGGATATTGGCGCTTACCGCGATGCACCCGCAGGCCTGCGGATCTGGTGCGGCGCAACGGTTGAGACCTCTGACATCGAAGCCATGCTGCCATGGCTCGCTTGGGCTTTCGAGACTGAAATCGCTGCCCTCTAA
- a CDS encoding NAD(P)H-dependent oxidoreductase encodes MTTLLGISGALRQASTNRLLLRNAAEIFGPDSYVEADLNLPLYDGDLEEAGGIPTAVQTLADQIAAADAVIIATPEYNKAISGVLKNALDWVSRTKGGVWRDKPVAIMSAAAGRAGGERAQFSLRLAMMAFRPNILQGPEVLVANSANEFDAGGKLTNERYRAQITELMDQLRALAEA; translated from the coding sequence ATGACAACGCTTCTTGGGATTTCAGGCGCGCTGCGGCAGGCCTCAACCAACCGTTTGTTGCTACGCAATGCAGCCGAGATTTTCGGACCGGACAGCTATGTTGAGGCCGATTTGAACTTGCCCCTTTATGATGGCGATCTGGAAGAGGCCGGAGGCATTCCAACAGCGGTCCAGACCCTTGCCGATCAAATCGCTGCGGCAGATGCTGTCATCATCGCAACCCCTGAATATAATAAGGCCATATCCGGCGTTTTGAAGAACGCGCTTGATTGGGTCAGCCGCACGAAAGGTGGGGTTTGGCGGGACAAGCCGGTTGCGATCATGTCGGCCGCCGCAGGCCGCGCGGGCGGTGAGCGGGCGCAGTTTTCCTTGCGTCTGGCAATGATGGCCTTTCGCCCGAATATCCTGCAAGGCCCCGAGGTTTTGGTGGCAAATTCCGCCAATGAATTCGACGCCGGGGGCAAGCTGACCAATGAACGTTACCGCGCCCAGATCACCGAATTGATGGACCAGCTGCGGGCCTTGGCCGAGGCATAG
- a CDS encoding Lin0512 family protein codes for MTDQRVIIEMGMGNDLHGMDYQKAAARAIEDAIRHSTLPIFQSIGLDHRDMRVQVTVGVQEPGKIDTAALSAGLPRGRASVTAVKGGMNVPNPETGDTAVVATAAVEAFLPPQHGRWKTT; via the coding sequence ATGACCGACCAACGCGTGATCATCGAAATGGGCATGGGCAACGACCTGCACGGTATGGATTATCAAAAGGCCGCCGCCCGCGCGATTGAGGATGCGATCCGGCATTCGACCTTGCCTATCTTTCAAAGCATCGGGCTGGACCACCGCGATATGCGTGTGCAGGTGACTGTTGGCGTCCAAGAGCCGGGCAAGATCGATACCGCCGCGCTTAGCGCTGGGTTGCCGCGTGGCCGGGCAAGTGTGACGGCTGTCAAAGGCGGGATGAATGTACCCAACCCCGAAACCGGCGACACCGCCGTTGTGGCCACTGCTGCGGTTGAGGCCTTCCTGCCCCCTCAGCATGGTCGTTGGAAAACCACCTGA
- a CDS encoding YrbL family protein gives MTQMLMLQETDLVARGLQRAVYLHPTDPDKLVKVLLPSPETAGRSGFGNFMEKHFPLTRVRHIRKEYTEYLRLMLSHQDPAFRPPITHMYGFANTQLGLGCVTERVTTKQGNLAKTLDVLVKGQGVTPRNLDLLNDTIRRLYQCDIRTSDLTAKNLVFGRRNGGPKECVLVDGFGDIHAIPVRSMASWSNRLGLDDSCKRLAQRTGLLWNNKSREFSQPG, from the coding sequence ATGACACAGATGTTGATGCTGCAGGAAACGGATCTTGTCGCGCGCGGTTTGCAGCGCGCGGTCTATCTGCATCCGACAGACCCCGACAAACTGGTCAAAGTACTGCTCCCTTCGCCCGAGACGGCAGGCCGGTCTGGCTTTGGCAATTTCATGGAAAAGCACTTTCCGCTGACCCGCGTCAGGCACATTCGCAAGGAATATACCGAATACCTGCGTCTGATGCTGTCCCACCAGGACCCCGCATTTCGCCCGCCGATCACCCATATGTACGGGTTCGCCAACACGCAACTTGGGCTTGGCTGCGTCACCGAACGGGTCACGACGAAGCAAGGGAATTTGGCGAAAACCCTCGACGTATTGGTAAAGGGTCAAGGCGTGACGCCGCGCAATCTGGATCTGCTGAACGATACGATCAGGCGACTTTACCAATGCGATATTCGCACCAGCGACCTGACCGCCAAAAACCTCGTCTTCGGACGCAGAAATGGCGGGCCAAAGGAATGTGTGCTGGTCGATGGGTTTGGCGACATCCATGCAATCCCGGTGCGTTCGATGGCCAGTTGGTCCAACCGGCTGGGTCTGGACGACAGCTGCAAACGGCTGGCGCAGCGCACCGGGCTTTTGTGGAACAACAAGTCCCGAGAGTTCTCGCAACCCGGCTGA
- a CDS encoding 3-keto-5-aminohexanoate cleavage protein, whose translation MPLEMNRSVFITCAVTGSGGTQDKSPHVPRSPAQIAKSAIEAAKAGAAVVHCHVRDPQTGAPSRDLALYRELTDRIRDADVDVVLNLTAGMGGDMVFGSTEAPLPLNDAGTDMVGATERMAHIAECLPEICTLDCGTMNFAEADYVMTNTPGMLRAMGQMMTDLGVKPEIEAFDTGHLWFAKQLVKEGILTSPALVQLCMGVPWGAPNDLNTFMAMVNNVPSDWHWSAFSLGRDQIPYAAQAVLAGGNVRVGLEDNLFLEKGVLATNAQLVERAVGVIEGMGAKIIGPQAVREQLGLTKRAPNEAVST comes from the coding sequence ATGCCTTTGGAAATGAACCGATCCGTCTTTATCACATGCGCTGTGACAGGCTCGGGTGGGACGCAAGACAAATCACCCCATGTGCCGCGCAGCCCCGCGCAGATTGCCAAATCCGCCATTGAGGCGGCCAAGGCCGGTGCCGCGGTTGTGCATTGCCATGTGCGCGATCCTCAGACAGGTGCGCCAAGCCGGGATCTCGCGCTTTATCGCGAGCTGACAGATCGCATTCGCGACGCGGATGTTGATGTTGTGCTGAACCTTACGGCGGGTATGGGCGGCGATATGGTGTTCGGCTCAACCGAAGCGCCATTGCCACTGAATGATGCAGGCACAGATATGGTCGGCGCGACCGAACGGATGGCCCATATTGCCGAATGCCTACCCGAGATTTGCACCCTTGATTGCGGCACGATGAACTTTGCCGAGGCCGATTATGTGATGACCAATACGCCTGGCATGTTGCGCGCGATGGGCCAGATGATGACCGATCTTGGCGTAAAGCCCGAGATTGAGGCCTTTGACACCGGCCATCTTTGGTTCGCCAAGCAGTTGGTGAAAGAAGGTATTTTGACCAGCCCTGCGCTGGTGCAGCTTTGCATGGGTGTACCTTGGGGGGCACCCAATGATCTGAACACGTTTATGGCGATGGTGAACAATGTGCCCTCTGATTGGCACTGGTCCGCGTTCTCGCTTGGCCGCGACCAGATCCCCTATGCCGCGCAGGCCGTTCTGGCCGGGGGCAATGTGCGTGTCGGGCTTGAGGATAACCTTTTCCTGGAAAAAGGCGTGCTCGCCACCAATGCGCAACTGGTCGAACGCGCGGTAGGTGTGATCGAAGGCATGGGCGCAAAAATCATCGGGCCGCAAGCTGTACGCGAACAGCTTGGCCTGACCAAACGCGCCCCTAACGAGGCTGTATCAACATGA
- the bluB gene encoding 5,6-dimethylbenzimidazole synthase, which produces MKLTETHRHALQDILQWRRDVRHFLTDPIPAETLERLRAAMALAPSVGNARPWRVLQVTTPALRQAVIANFEAANKDAGTIYTGEKRTAYNALKLAGLRDAPVHLAVFTEETPDEGHGLGRQTMPEMLRYSTVAAIHTLWLAARAENLGLGWVSILDPGGVERILDVPDSWTLTGYLCLGKAKFDDDTPLLAQKKWQKNTPTTWQDI; this is translated from the coding sequence ATGAAGCTGACCGAAACACACCGCCACGCCTTGCAGGATATTTTGCAATGGCGCCGCGATGTCCGGCATTTTTTGACCGATCCCATCCCGGCTGAAACGCTGGAACGCTTGCGGGCGGCGATGGCGCTGGCGCCTTCGGTCGGCAATGCCCGTCCCTGGCGGGTCTTGCAGGTCACGACCCCCGCTTTACGCCAGGCGGTCATCGCCAATTTTGAGGCTGCCAATAAGGACGCAGGCACAATCTATACAGGTGAAAAACGAACCGCCTACAACGCGCTGAAACTGGCCGGGCTGCGGGATGCGCCGGTGCATCTGGCCGTTTTCACCGAAGAAACACCAGATGAGGGGCACGGGCTTGGGCGCCAAACCATGCCCGAGATGCTGCGCTATTCGACGGTTGCCGCAATCCATACGCTATGGCTTGCAGCGCGCGCGGAAAACCTGGGGCTGGGCTGGGTATCGATACTTGATCCAGGCGGGGTAGAGCGCATTTTGGATGTCCCAGACAGCTGGACGCTGACCGGTTATCTGTGCCTCGGCAAAGCAAAATTTGATGATGATACGCCATTGCTCGCCCAGAAAAAGTGGCAGAAAAATACGCCCACGACATGGCAGGACATATGA
- a CDS encoding GlxA family transcriptional regulator, translating into MPNWTVSARTSESVALLLYPGFSNHCLANAVEPLRAANEFLGRNYYDWSFASLEGDKVISSSGLPVMPERHISDHQGGDHLCVLAGYDVQSYAHHKTARALQSASRRFAHIIGMDTAPWLLARAGLLDGKAATIHPLERVRFSEAFTDVRVVADRYVVDGHIMTCSGATTAFELVLHLIARSHGEALKLDVSSMFLDASLDPGAAGVPIKTRSPKLAQVLAQMSDNIENPLPIAIFAQAVEMSQRNLARLFQQELGATPQQVYRHLRLSTAREYLQHSPFSVSEIALRCGYKNASAMTRAYVAEFGVTPSQTQSSRRSDMPRR; encoded by the coding sequence ATGCCAAATTGGACAGTATCAGCCAGAACTTCAGAAAGTGTCGCACTTCTGCTCTATCCGGGGTTCTCAAATCATTGCCTCGCCAATGCCGTTGAACCGCTCAGGGCGGCCAATGAATTTCTGGGCCGCAACTATTATGATTGGAGCTTTGCTTCGCTGGAAGGCGACAAGGTCATATCGTCAAGCGGGCTACCGGTCATGCCAGAGCGACACATCAGCGACCATCAGGGGGGCGATCATTTATGCGTTCTGGCTGGTTATGATGTTCAATCCTATGCCCATCATAAAACAGCGCGTGCACTGCAATCAGCAAGCAGGCGCTTCGCGCACATAATTGGCATGGATACGGCACCTTGGCTGCTGGCACGGGCAGGGCTTCTGGACGGCAAAGCGGCCACCATTCACCCGCTTGAACGGGTCCGGTTTTCCGAGGCTTTTACCGATGTGAGGGTCGTTGCCGACAGGTATGTTGTCGATGGTCATATCATGACCTGCAGCGGAGCGACGACGGCGTTCGAACTGGTACTACATCTGATCGCGCGCAGTCATGGGGAGGCCCTGAAATTGGACGTCTCAAGCATGTTTCTGGATGCCAGCCTGGACCCAGGCGCAGCGGGCGTGCCCATAAAAACGCGATCCCCCAAGCTGGCACAGGTTCTGGCGCAGATGTCTGACAACATCGAAAACCCCTTGCCGATTGCCATATTCGCGCAAGCAGTTGAAATGTCCCAACGCAACCTCGCAAGGCTGTTCCAGCAAGAGCTTGGCGCAACACCGCAGCAGGTCTACCGGCATTTGCGTCTTTCCACCGCGCGCGAATACCTTCAACATTCCCCGTTTTCGGTATCCGAAATCGCACTGCGCTGCGGCTACAAAAATGCCTCTGCAATGACCCGCGCCTATGTGGCCGAGTTTGGGGTCACGCCGTCACAGACACAATCCAGCCGAAGATCCGACATGCCGCGACGATGA
- a CDS encoding carnitine 3-dehydrogenase, whose protein sequence is MTHKVAIIGGGVIGGGWVARFLLNGWDVAVFDPDPEAERKISEVLSNARRSLPSLYDKALPPEGSLRFHDDIGPALDGAVWVQESVPERLELKHKIHSQIVNLGPADAIIGSSTSGFKPSELNAHGGRVIVAHPFNPVYLLPLVELVGDGQTCARASDLLRAVGMYPLTVRKEIDAHIGDRLLEAVWREGLWLIKDGICTTEELDEVIRMGFGLRWAQMGLFETYRIAGGEAGMKHFMAQFGPALEWPWTKLMDVPEFTDELVDLIADQSDAQSGHMSIRALERLRDDNLVGMMRALKKTGSGAGGVLNAHEAALPQAITRDLPVTVDRTVPQSWTDYNGHMNEAHYVEASAQATDRFMEMIGADAEYVAGGQSYFTVENHVCYLDEMNEGDRLTITTQVLMGEGKRLHLFHRLLTAAGDVAATVETMLLHVDLTTRRTSLPSEAVAERLGQFARNHADLPRPESAGRGIEGGK, encoded by the coding sequence ATGACGCATAAGGTTGCAATCATTGGGGGCGGCGTCATAGGTGGCGGCTGGGTTGCACGGTTTTTGCTGAATGGCTGGGACGTCGCCGTCTTTGATCCTGACCCGGAGGCAGAGCGCAAGATCAGCGAGGTGTTGTCAAACGCCCGACGCTCCCTACCCTCGCTTTACGACAAGGCATTGCCGCCCGAAGGCTCTTTGCGATTTCATGACGACATAGGCCCGGCTTTGGACGGGGCTGTTTGGGTGCAAGAAAGCGTGCCGGAACGTCTTGAACTGAAACACAAAATCCATAGCCAGATTGTGAATCTTGGGCCTGCGGATGCGATCATCGGCTCGTCCACCTCTGGCTTTAAGCCGTCAGAGCTGAACGCACATGGTGGCAGGGTCATTGTCGCGCATCCATTCAATCCGGTGTATCTGCTGCCGCTGGTAGAGCTGGTCGGCGACGGGCAAACTTGCGCGCGCGCTTCTGATCTTTTGCGCGCGGTCGGTATGTATCCTTTGACCGTGCGCAAGGAAATTGACGCACATATCGGTGACCGCCTGCTAGAGGCGGTCTGGCGCGAAGGGCTGTGGCTGATCAAGGATGGAATCTGCACAACAGAAGAGCTGGACGAAGTGATCCGCATGGGCTTTGGTTTGCGATGGGCGCAAATGGGCTTGTTTGAGACCTATCGCATCGCGGGCGGCGAAGCAGGCATGAAGCACTTCATGGCGCAATTTGGCCCGGCGCTTGAATGGCCCTGGACCAAACTGATGGATGTACCGGAATTTACGGATGAATTGGTCGATCTGATCGCAGATCAGTCCGATGCGCAATCGGGGCACATGTCGATCCGCGCGCTTGAGCGGCTGCGCGATGACAATCTGGTTGGCATGATGCGCGCGCTGAAGAAAACCGGTAGCGGTGCGGGCGGCGTATTAAACGCGCATGAAGCCGCCCTGCCCCAGGCTATCACGCGCGATCTGCCCGTCACTGTTGATCGCACCGTCCCGCAAAGCTGGACCGACTACAACGGCCATATGAACGAAGCCCACTATGTCGAAGCCTCGGCCCAGGCCACGGACCGTTTCATGGAGATGATCGGCGCAGACGCGGAGTATGTGGCGGGCGGCCAAAGCTATTTCACGGTGGAAAACCATGTTTGCTATCTTGATGAAATGAACGAAGGCGACCGGCTGACCATCACCACACAGGTCTTGATGGGCGAAGGGAAAAGGCTGCATCTGTTCCATCGCCTATTGACCGCCGCAGGGGATGTGGCGGCCACCGTCGAAACGATGTTGCTGCATGTTGACCTGACGACCAGACGCACATCCCTACCGTCCGAGGCCGTGGCGGAACGCCTGGGCCAATTTGCCCGAAACCACGCAGATCTGCCGCGACCAGAAAGCGCCGGACGCGGGATAGAAGGCGGCAAGTGA
- a CDS encoding Lin0512 family protein: MPKHRVLTEFGMGTSLRRQDYTQAARRGLQDALWHNSINMAELFGFEKEAMLIDVQIAVQEPDQVDTSSLLDIFPYGQPTIAVHHGGLDVPRPDGPPTVIANVAINVSFEMERQ, from the coding sequence ATGCCAAAACACCGCGTTCTGACCGAATTTGGCATGGGAACCAGCCTGCGCCGTCAGGATTATACCCAAGCCGCGCGGCGTGGCTTGCAAGACGCCCTATGGCACAATTCGATCAACATGGCCGAGCTTTTTGGCTTTGAAAAAGAAGCGATGCTGATCGATGTGCAGATCGCCGTTCAAGAGCCCGATCAGGTGGATACGAGCAGCCTGTTGGATATCTTTCCTTACGGCCAACCGACAATTGCGGTGCATCACGGCGGCCTTGATGTCCCCCGCCCTGATGGTCCGCCAACGGTGATCGCCAATGTGGCTATCAATGTCTCATTCGAAATGGAGCGCCAATGA
- a CDS encoding alpha/beta hydrolase produces the protein MRYDLKAAATAAVLATGANTVLAETTSVNGAQLYYETVGTGPPILMMHGGLGLSHDYLRPYFDQLSETHTVVYYDHFGNGRSASPDDYGEMTFDRMTSDADALMTQLGHETFTLIGHSYGGFIAQEFAARYQDRLDGLVLIDTVPAFDYQPTVAGTDEQMAAFGKLFSQPMADDADWQATWNPVVEMYFHQWDAAVGADLDARTVYNHKAWNASGALLGSFNMLEQLPTIETPTLAIAGKHDPITVAEHGAERIAGLMPNATLLIFEASGHYPFIEEEAAFFDALKGWLSR, from the coding sequence ATGAGATATGACCTTAAGGCCGCTGCAACAGCGGCTGTGTTGGCCACTGGGGCAAACACCGTATTGGCAGAGACAACTTCTGTTAACGGGGCGCAGCTCTACTATGAGACTGTTGGCACTGGCCCGCCAATTTTGATGATGCATGGTGGCCTTGGGCTAAGCCATGATTACTTGCGCCCTTACTTTGATCAGCTCAGCGAAACACATACGGTCGTGTATTACGACCACTTCGGCAACGGTCGGTCAGCGTCGCCGGATGATTATGGCGAGATGACATTCGATCGCATGACATCTGATGCTGATGCGCTGATGACCCAACTTGGGCATGAAACCTTCACGTTGATCGGGCATTCTTATGGCGGGTTCATCGCCCAGGAATTTGCCGCGCGGTACCAGGACCGGCTTGATGGTTTGGTGCTGATCGACACTGTACCAGCCTTTGATTATCAGCCAACCGTCGCGGGTACAGACGAACAAATGGCGGCCTTTGGCAAGCTGTTCTCCCAGCCCATGGCGGATGATGCAGATTGGCAGGCCACGTGGAACCCTGTTGTCGAAATGTATTTTCACCAATGGGACGCAGCCGTCGGTGCCGACCTGGATGCGCGCACGGTCTATAACCACAAAGCTTGGAATGCGAGCGGTGCGCTTTTGGGCAGCTTCAATATGCTAGAGCAGCTTCCCACAATTGAGACGCCGACACTGGCAATTGCAGGGAAACATGATCCGATCACCGTCGCAGAACATGGCGCCGAACGCATCGCAGGATTGATGCCAAATGCAACGCTTTTGATCTTCGAAGCATCAGGCCACTACCCATTTATTGAAGAGGAAGCCGCGTTTTTTGACGCACTAAAAGGCTGGTTGTCGCGTTAA